The region CCCAGATCTCGTTTCCGGAGAAGAAAAAATTGCTTCCGTCTGGCGTCAGACCGGGCGACGTGATAAAATAGTAGTCGCCGCCGGCGGCGAGCGCACACTGATCGTGCGCAAGGACCCCCGGGAAGGTGCTGAACCAAACCGGCGTGACGCCCGTCTGCGCCAGAATTTCCTCCCACAGCGACTGCATCTCCCGCTGCTCTTTGGTACTGCCAATCAGCACGGTCCGGGTCTCCGCGACATAATCCACCGCCTGTCTCAGATAGTCGGACACCCCCCGGATGGGCACGTACGTCGTCCCCTGGTACAGGATCGGCTCCACCACCTGGCCGTCGGCGTCACGGAAGGCGGCCTTTTCGCCGTTTACCAGGACCGTCAGCCCGCCCATGGAAACCTGAATGTTTTTTCTCTCGCCCGGAAAGACGGCCGCGCCG is a window of Oscillospiraceae bacterium DNA encoding:
- a CDS encoding copper amine oxidase N-terminal domain-containing protein, encoding MRKKLMAAILFMAFGTMLAAIPAGAAVFPGERKNIQVSMGGLTVLVNGEKAAFRDADGQVVEPILYQGTTYVPIRGVSDYLRQAVDYVAETRTVLIGSTKEQREMQSLWEEILAQTGVTPVWFSTFPGVLAHDQCALAAGGDYYFITSPGLTPDGSNFFFSGNEIWVYHPATQKAEQVMAGVEVHTIDSVDAQGNIVFTKYQVFGAEQLIGHTARKFWRAENRVTTVEFVPDNPQAYTEADIARKLAETFEAAYLQSAARVSALWSGGQYISGTEKM